One genomic segment of Phycisphaerae bacterium includes these proteins:
- a CDS encoding HEAT repeat domain-containing protein: MKRHGRWFICLLVGLAAGCAQVRPLGPVNPDQLAVRARLTLVNAMDDPSPLIRAHAIEALGEAGQSSSVQYVLMGLSDKYWGVRFAACMAVLRMRYEPAKGLLVEKTRDPNRSVQAAAAGALHVLGDQQYTSILGDTLFDKDPVVRRNTAMVLGRMGEPAANKLLKRARLRDKDLSVKLQVLEAMTVLGDRRSQRLMLNYCRSGYDDEIALAVLALGQANCQEAREQIVYVFEDSSRSGRLGMRLLSARALAMLGDERGREDARGALGYRRSTSATVSAQQIRHLAALALAAMPDPDDLPYLGPLLDDPDPDVRIAGALAILKSAGKTAAAASPAPRI, from the coding sequence ATGAAACGTCACGGACGATGGTTCATCTGCCTGCTGGTCGGACTGGCGGCGGGATGTGCGCAGGTTCGGCCGCTTGGACCGGTGAATCCCGATCAACTGGCGGTTCGGGCGCGGCTGACTCTGGTCAACGCGATGGACGACCCGTCGCCGTTGATTCGGGCCCATGCGATCGAGGCGTTGGGCGAGGCGGGCCAGAGTTCGTCGGTGCAGTACGTCCTCATGGGATTGAGCGACAAGTATTGGGGCGTACGGTTTGCCGCGTGCATGGCTGTGCTTCGGATGCGGTATGAGCCGGCCAAGGGGTTGCTGGTCGAGAAGACGCGCGACCCGAACCGGTCGGTTCAGGCGGCGGCGGCTGGGGCATTGCACGTGTTGGGCGATCAGCAGTACACGAGCATTCTGGGCGATACGCTGTTCGACAAGGACCCGGTGGTGCGGCGCAACACGGCGATGGTGCTCGGGCGGATGGGCGAGCCGGCGGCCAACAAGCTCCTGAAGCGGGCGCGGCTCCGCGACAAGGACCTGTCGGTCAAGCTCCAGGTGCTCGAGGCGATGACGGTTCTTGGCGATCGGCGGTCGCAGCGCCTGATGCTCAACTACTGCCGCAGCGGATACGACGATGAGATCGCGCTGGCGGTGCTGGCCCTGGGCCAGGCCAACTGCCAGGAGGCCAGGGAGCAGATCGTCTACGTGTTTGAGGATTCGAGCCGTTCCGGTCGTCTGGGGATGCGGCTGCTGTCGGCCCGCGCGTTGGCCATGCTGGGCGATGAGCGAGGTCGCGAGGATGCCCGCGGCGCCCTTGGCTATCGCCGCAGTACCAGTGCGACAGTATCAGCACAGCAAATACGGCATCTGGCCGCGCTGGCACTGGCCGCGATGCCCGATCCGGACGATCTGCCGTACCTTGGGCCGTTACTGGACGATCCGGATCCTGATGTTCGGATCGCCGGCGCGCTGGCGATCCTGAAATCGGCGGGAAAAACGGCGGCGGCGGCGTCGCCCGCGCCTAGAATTTGA